The DNA sequence ACTTGGTCTTcggacagcgttattgacttcgactttaGGTCAATGACTGCGCTGTGTTTATTCAGAAAGTCTATGCCAAGAATTACATAGTGTGAGCAATCTTGAAGGATTAAGAAGGTCGCAGTGCAAGTCTCGCCATGCACTGTAACTTTTGCTGTGCAGCTTCCAGACGGCTTTataaggtgtcctccagctgtctgGATATGAGGGCTGTCCCATGTAATCTTGACTTCCTTTAGCTTGGCGGCAAAAGGTCCACTGATGGCCCCTGTGTCTACTAGAGGGGTGACGGTGTGGTCATTGAGAAGCACACTGAGGTCGGTGGTTTTTTGTCTTGCATTGTGCTCTAGCTGATACAGCTCGTTGTCAAGTCTTCTTTTCTTGGCGTATCATTGCCTTTGAGGCTTCATTGGGATGTTGGCCTAGCGTTCCTACATTGCTGCGATATAGGTTTCTTGAAGCGACATTGTTGGCAGACGATCTTCCATATTTTGGCATACAAGCAGCCGCACTTCCATCGGTTGCtacttttagttttccggatacgaGTTTATGGACCGTCCAAGGGCTGGTCCTACTTACGGAAGGTGCTGGGGCGACCAGTGGCGTCCTTGTGATGGCGAAAGCGAAGAACTTGGGGGTTTCCACTATGTTGCAGcaatgtaccgtatttacacgattgtaagtcgacccctttttttaaatttggaagtctgaagttggggggtcgacttacaatcgaaaccaaaacatggcgccgCCAATAAAAAtgataccaacgggagctacaatgtagttacaattttatgtttcctctatggccctacccgtatcttttcgctatcccgcgtgtttgttcgcttttcggatgggtttttcaacatttttgagagttttacagtgcatgcaacaatgatgggtgagggggtgttgatagttgatggaagtgctgctgttcccatttgcggcggcaccctcagaacggcggcgcttgcggggagcatcggtagttcatggaagagcagacagtGCTTGCGGGTTTCTCTTTTCTGTGTAAAGGCaagacgcgttccacttgactgccggctgcgtgctacttctatgcttccccagtagtcatgagtgctccaggcccactaatcgttcgggactcgttcacagcagcgttcaagagggctgccatcctttacgccgaagaaacaaatcactgcgcagcgggccgcaatttcgatgtttgtaaacgggtggtgcgagagtgacGACTGCAGCGAAggtgaaattttcacctgtgacggcaagtgagaaatttcccacgtgccgaagtctggacgctttccggagctgtatgcTAAGCTCGCCGTGTACgccgctgaaatgcgtgatcggtccctgccagtgaagtgcgacgtggtcatgaaacaagcccggaccttcgccttaattttaaggttctgcttcgccgtgagtacaacgagtggctggcggcagaagactgcgaaattacgccaaccagacctgtcaaaagagcctccctgtcattattcaaaagactagcgcaaaatagcagggacaaagacagagaagacgacaggatgagcgctaaacatcaactggttttttactgcgagagaaggtacatatatacattttcttggtgcatgcgcacacagtgttaaaatagtacaataataataataataataagctttaTTTCCATCACAACGATGGAGGGGCCGTGGGTAAAAGCtgctgaacagcttgactagagcccacggtcccctctacaaggcagtacAGGGGCATACTGAAACATACAGGAATCTAACAAAAGACAAACGCAAAATTGACTCGGTTTAATATATCACAAGGAAATCAAATATTACATTTGTTCAAAAACATGAGATATCACGTGGCGCAGTTCGCGAACTGTAGTGCGACCTAAATCAATTCCACATTTATTCAGATCATTAAGAAGTTTAGGCAAAATATACGATAGTGTACCCATAGAATAGTTAACATGGGGAGTGACCACCTTCCAGTATTGAGACTGACGTATATTATAGGATGTAGGCTTTATTTCTAGCTTGGCTAGGTTCTGAAAAAAATTTCGATTTTCTTTTAATTCGCACTTAAAGGCAACAATTAGTCTATAGCTAAACAATTTCCAGACGGGCATTATATCTGCTTTAATGAACAGAGCTTGTGTATGAGAATTGTAGGGGACATCAAAAAGAAGCCTAATTATCTTTTTTTGTAGGACGTACACCTTTGTTAAGTTAGTTACTGTGGTAGATCCCCATACTAAGAAGCAGTAAGACAGGTGTGAGTAAAAAAGAGAATTATATATCAGCTTTTTTACGCTGAAAGGTAATATCGACCTACATCTGGATAAAATGCCAACGACACTTGACAGTTTAGTGCAAACAGAATCTACATGAATATCCCATAGCATATTTTGCGAAAACGTTACCCCGAGAATTTTAATACTGCTTACTATTTCTATTTTTCTGGTGCCATAGATAAGATCTATGTTCATATTTAAtctcattctaatcaaaatgtggcagactgttctgtaagtacgAGAGATCTTCCGTGCCGAACTCTGGAGACACATCCGGTATTTCCAATCGTGCCTACGTGTGCATGCCGCGACTAGGACAAGTTGCCAGGTAACCTGTGACGCCTTGATGAGGACTTGGGCTAGGGAGGCAGCAAATGTTACTGAGTTTCTGTGGTCTTCTGGCCTACCATCTTTGTGTGCTTGGAAAAAAGCAAAAGAGGATTCCCAAGATGTTCATAAGAAAAAAGTGTTGTGTTTAGCGGAATGTGGTCTCCCAGATAATGTTGAAAGGGTTTTGAGCTGCGGGCCTAAATTTTGCAGTGAGGTTAACGAGACACCGCTTGGGCTCCTTACTATGGTTAGGAAAGTTGGGCAATGTGCAGATGCAGAAGAGAAAGCTAGATGTATTTCTGAAGGTGTCGACTGCCTGACAAGTAGGAAACCATGCTCACTTGGGGCAACGCTAGCGGTGGGCAAAACTATTCATTTCCTCAGGAAGAATAATCTCTCTTTGCTGACTGCTGATAAGGAGGGTGGTTTCGTCGTGTTGCCCAAAACGATGTATCTTGAAAAGGCTAAGCAGGCTATTGAAAAGAATTTTGTTCCCTTGGAAAGAACTGGCAGGAAAGTAAAGGCAGAGGCACTCAAACTGTGTGAACAGATAAATTTGACAGGACTACACAAGTCTGTAAAAGCTGCGAATATGCCGGGGCTGAACgtatttttttctgcaaaaacccACAAGGAAGGCATTCCTCTCAGAGCAACTGTATCCGAGAAAGAAGCCTGGCAAGGTCTGGTATCAAAATACCTACAAAAGCATCTTAGCCAAATAGACATAGAAGATCCTTTTCGTGTGAGCAACTCAAAGGATGTGACTGAATTTTTGGGTGAACAAGATGGTGCTTCACAAGCCAATTTTGCCTTTTCAGTTGATATTGAGGAGCTCTTTTATTCTATTCCCCAGCCAGAGTTGTTAGACGCAGTAAAAGAGCGGATTGAAAACTGGGGGGCTGTCCAGTTCCAAAATAGTAGCGGGGTTTCCGTAAACGACTTTGTAGCATTAGTTGAGTGCTACCTCTCTTCCACCTACATTTGTTTCAACGACAAGTTGTTCGTGCAAAAAGATGGTATTTGCATAGGCTCCTGCATAGCTCCTATACTTAGTGAAATTTTTTTAGGCCAATTTGACAAGCGCGTGGCAGCGTGCATAAAACAGGATAAACGTGTTGTGAGGTGttttagatatgttgatgattttatTGTGTTTGTGAATGTTGAAAATGACAGCGACAAACCACAGGTTGTAAAAAGTGTTTTAGAAATTTTCGGTGATTGTTCTGACAAATTAAGGTTCACGCATGAAGTGCCGATGAACGGATGTCTCCAATTCCTCGAGCTGTGTTTGCACTTTGGCACAGGGCACATCTGCTGGTCGTATCAGCCTCGCACAAAAAAGGAAATTCTAGCATATAATTCGGCTCACTCAAAATTGGTTAAGAGGGGCATTGCaaaaaattgcctgcgtggtGCTCTCGAAAAGTCCTGCCACCATAAGATTGAGGTTAGTTTGCAGATGCAAGTGCTCCGGTTACAGAACGCCGGTTTTCCGAAAGAGATCGTGACGGCTGTGGCGGAATGCCTCCTGAAAGAAATCAGAGCAGGTGGATGTCCTATCGTAGCAGccgaaaaaagctgcaagaagctgaaacgtacagctattccgtacgtgcaccagctatcgcaccggctgagaaaagttggtgaaaagtgcggcgtggacgtgatgttcactgcccccaaaaagctggtgcgcatgtgcaaagccgtaAACGAGAAGCATAAACTGGTCTGCGCCAAAAAACATGAATGCAAGTTGTACCCTGCATTgttggggtcgtataccgcatacctctctcgtgcggtagatgctacgtggggcagactggacgctgcctaaatgaacggctacgagagcaccgaacgctagtagattcattagcggggggcggccatttggccatgcaatgtaagcgatgcgggtgcgtgcctgcgtttgacgccacgtgtgtgcttggtaggggaggtacaaggtgggggcgcgagatttgtgaggcatatcacatagacagggaaggtgataactgtgtcagcacggcatcacttgccttgtccaaaaaagaaaaaaatgtacttacagaacagtctgccacattttgattagaatgagattgtactattttaacactgtgtgcgcatgcaccaagaaaatgtatatatgtaccttctctcgcagtaaaaaaccagtttatgtttagcgctcgtcctgtcgtcttctctgtctttgtccctgctattttgcgctagtcttttgaataatgatgatacaccaactagcccagctttctgccttgatagcctccctgacggctgcgtgtggttaggtgcatttggcgtgggctgctgttctgcaagatgtttgccaaatttgaaatttcactggaccacgacgcgctgtgggaccgcagcaacgatgacgatggcagcactagtgaagaggagtagtccagtgaccatgtcagctactaatacaTTTTCGTTATcaaatgcgccctcgggtatgcactcttatttttttttttttcggtcacgcgatatgggggggtcgacttacattcgagtcgacttacaattgtgtaaatacggtaattggCGATATCACAAGGctgctcgccaagctgtggacgtgGCGCGTTGATGGCAAAGCCTTGCATTCCCAATTGTGGTATGGGCACCGTCAATAGACACggcctgcttctccgcagtgcacttctcgttgggctagttggtagctgttcattataaaatatgaagatgccaaataaacggacacacacaagagaagagatcGGGACAGGGCGAGAACGGGATgacgccctgtcccgttctcttctcttgtgtgtgtccgtttatttggcgtctttatattttattaTGTTCTCCGCCGTggcagcagagcgggcggtgatcTGGAGCAAGCAATACATCTGTCCTCCTTGGATAGCTGGGTGGGCAATCTGGGCTGGGCGAGCTGGCGGCTGCGGCGATGTAGGTCATCGTTTCCGGCTGAGGACTCGGCGATTCGAGGACTCTAAGTGACTGCTGAATCTCCTCTCAGACGATGTCGGCAATGGATGCTACTTTAGGCTGCGTCGAAGGGGACATCCTGCACAGTTCTTCACGTACGACGGTTGTAATGGTCTGTAAGAGCTTGTCAGAGCCTAGTGCTCGACTTTCGCACTTTGGTGAAGGCACTTGGCGGTTGTATAGGCGGGTGctcatttccagtgtcttctcaacTGTTGTTGCCTCTGTCAAAAACTCGGCTACTGTCTTCAGAGGGTTGCAGATCAGTCCAGTGAAAAGTTTTTGTTTTACACGCTGCATCAGGAAGCAGATTTTTTTCTCCTCACACATTTCGGGCCAGTGTGTTGGAAAAGATgggtcatctcttccgtgaagatagcgATGGTCTCGTCTCATTGGCCAGTTGGCCTCGAGTTTCCAGCAGGGCTTGCGCTTGCTCTTTGCACACAATGCTAGTGAAGGTCTGCAGGATGTTACGGAAAAATAGGTCCCATGCTGTTAAGGTGGTTTTTCGATTCTTGAACCATGTCCTGGCGACATCTTCCAATGAGAAGAAAACATGGCGCAGCTAGTTGTCGTTTCAGTTGTTAAATGTAGCGACCCTTTCTACATTTCCAGCCAGTTTTCTGGGTCTTCAAACGATGATGTGCCGAAGGTCAGTCGCTCcttggggctgccattgtggttgttgCTTCGGCCACATCTTTCCGGTGGTCTCAGGTGAGCGTTGTTGTTCTGTCGGATAGCCGACATCTTTTGAATGTTGCCAGACAAGGCGCACCCTTCAAGAAATATTCAAAGGTTTATTAGTGAAGAACTGTGCCCATATAATGCACATGCATGGCTTTTAATTGAGGTTGTGTTCTAGAAGCCCATGGTCAGGGGGAAGATTTTATAGCCTGTGGCTTGCTTGATGGTCCGGGGTGACGCTGGTGTTGTTTTTGGTGTGTGAGGCTGATGGGGGCATTCGGTACATAAACGCAAaatcacctccaccagatgtcatgttGTTGTGATGATTATGAAAACAGTTGCAAAACAGTGAATGACGAAAgtaactttttattgggcaaacctgtgcccaaggttacactcaaagcacaacgatagtggcgaacacagtcggtgatcgtcgaaatctgaccTGCGGGgaaagcgcgtcagcttttatacacgagtcatcaatggttccagaataatcgctggtggCCGCGTGTCTTCCATAAAGTACTACAGAATTTGTGCtgcacatacaatcagattacacaacgtTCAGTGACAACAAACAGCTgaaaccatcaataacattcgagaaacttccgatacatgcaggcgcgtcctacaGTGAGCAATAAGGTTTAACCTTTGTTAGCTGGTGAAACAGTGGTCATCCGAGaacgataaacaagtacacgtgtcaatattgacgttgctgttcaTTTCATCAGTTATCGTATTCACGGTGCTCTTCAAATGTCCTAACTGCGCATAGCTTGCAAGCGTAATCTTTGCTGGGAAATGCTTGCGGCGAATGCTATGTGCAAAGGCAAACTTTctggttcgtttttttttctttcccgcgcacaaaggtgagcgccatctggtgatgCTGCAGTGAAATAGTGCACGCACTGCGCGCCTCTGGCAGTGATTGGTTGAGTTTTTGCCCACGGTCATGACACATGCATTGGGGGATAGAGGTAtaaagcttcactgtaaaaatgtCTCAGATTAACATTTTCCTACCTGGTCCTCCAAGCAGTGTCTCCAGGTAGTACAAGAAAGTATGCCCTTTTTCATAAGGAACACTGGAGAAAGCCTCATCAGGGTGGACACCAGAAAGACGGGGAACCAGGCATGTTAGTGGATTGTCTACGCCGAGGGTTTCAATCTGTCCAAAGAAACAAAAGAGTACAAATATAGTGTCCTGGAAGAAAGGCTTCGCACAAATAATTCATTGCACAGATTAGGCTACTACAGAGGCAACTCTGACGTGATGACTATCATAACAGAGTGATGTATAAGTAGTAGGAAGTGGCTCCAAATATGTGATCAGCAAAGTTATTTCAATGCACACAAATTTCAAATAATCTTGTGCGCTTCTCACCGAGTCATTACTCTCAAGCTTGACAGTGAAATGCATTATACACTGCAATGCTGTGCAGCTTGATGGCACAGCACCAATATGTTTTCCATAAATATCAGGGATTTCCATGGAACTAAAGGTTTCAGTGGATAGCTCTAAGGTGTTCCATGAGCACAAGAATTACTGCATGTTGCCTATGTGCCCCTAGAACTTTCAATTTCTCTAACCGTTGCAATATAACTAATCATTTGCTTCTACTGTATATCTTAATATGCGTGCCATTTACATTTCTACTTCTCTATAATAAAGCTACAATTTAAGTGAGCGCTGATTTTTATTGACAGGCCAGGCACCTGTACTCAATTAAGGTTGAAACTTGACTCATAATGTAACTCATTATTGCTGAATCTCTTTTGCGTAACACGAACACAAATACTCATCTCCGCAGGAGAACAAGTTATCGAAAGAATCTACAATAAATAATGAGACACTGCCTCTCAGTACAGTAATTGAGCCGACAAGGACAAATGCACACTAACAACAAAATACCGCAGCCAGATGTTATTTTGTAATGTAGTAAGCAAGAACGAAACTATATGATTAAAAACTACTGCTTCTTGAACCACAACACCACCAGATACAAAATTTCATTTATGTAGTTACGCACGCTCTTTTCTCTGCACAGAGTAATAGTCATCTTAAAttttattttgaaaaatttgtgcATTGTAAGCTTCTTGACATGACTAAATGAACAAGAACAGGTGCTGTAGCACTAGAGTAGCTCTAGTATTAGTGGATGGCTTTCCAGTGCAGTACCATAGCTGCCAAGTTCAAAGAAAGCAAATTAGATTTTCTTTGAGAGATCTCTAATGTCTTTAATATTGCTGAAAGCATAATGAGAATGAAAAGACGCCTGCCACATCTTAGATGTGTCCTAAGAACCACCACACTACAAGTGTCAAGCAAGGTACTGCAAGGCAATGCTGCGCCACATGTGCCCACACCACGTGCTCACAGACCGGCGACTCGTGCTTGAGAATCGGATGGGTGGCACGTGACAGATGACGAAGAAGAAGGCGACGTTTGAAGAATTGAAGCTTGAGggccatttttgttttttgttgagtGTTGAGTTTGAGTCTCTTGAGTTGATGGGCACAGGTTCAACCAGAATAAATAAGTTTTTCTTAGAAAT is a window from the Dermacentor albipictus isolate Rhodes 1998 colony chromosome 6, USDA_Dalb.pri_finalv2, whole genome shotgun sequence genome containing:
- the LOC139047143 gene encoding uncharacterized protein encodes the protein MSQQDVLDEEFGGFSCTTFKQSFHLGVAAVGKTIHFLRKNNLSLLTADKEGGFVVLPKTMYLEKAKQAIEKNFVPLERTGRKVKAEALKLCEQINLTGLHKSVKAANMPGLNVFFSAKTHKEGIPLRATVSEKEAWQGLVSKYLQKHLSQIDIEDPFRVSNSKDVTEFLGEQDGASQANFAFSVDIEELFYSIPQPELLDAVKERIENWGAVQFQNSSGVSVNDFVALVECYLSSTYICFNDKLFVQKDGICIGSCIAPILSEIFLGQFDKRVAAQFSGSSNDDVPKVSRSLGLPLWLLLRPHLSGGLR